A single genomic interval of Aureliella helgolandensis harbors:
- a CDS encoding non-reducing end alpha-L-arabinofuranosidase family hydrolase, translating into MRLAPLLSCSMALVFAWCGAQPSRGQVPPILVPPILVPPIPASPETAVANPWQTDRPFEWSVSPPLLSVDPERLPASPSHPWLAVKDPSIVRHENRWHLFCTLRKQQQGHGRIRVGHLSFESWAQARKADWSLLELTPGYHGAPQIFYFEPHHTWYLIYQAEDETRGLKYGPCFSTNADITRPSDWSLPQPLYVVPEGVKAGLDYWVICDEQRAYLFFTSLNGKLWRAETPLEHFPASDWSAPVIAFEADIYEASHTYRLKGQDQYLTIVEAQADRRRYFRGYVARKLDGEWTELSSAGQQPFVSPTNVSNQSTSWANSYSHGEFLRSGNNQLLEINPAQLELLFQGASNRDYRQGSYGDIPWQLGILTPTP; encoded by the coding sequence ATGCGACTCGCCCCCCTGTTAAGCTGTTCCATGGCGCTGGTCTTCGCCTGGTGCGGAGCTCAGCCTTCGCGCGGCCAAGTCCCTCCAATTCTAGTCCCTCCAATTCTAGTCCCTCCAATTCCAGCTTCTCCAGAAACGGCAGTGGCCAATCCCTGGCAGACCGATCGCCCTTTTGAGTGGAGCGTCTCCCCGCCACTGCTTTCGGTCGATCCTGAGCGCTTGCCTGCTTCGCCCTCTCATCCCTGGTTAGCCGTTAAAGACCCCAGCATTGTGCGGCACGAGAATCGCTGGCACCTATTCTGCACACTTAGAAAGCAGCAACAGGGTCATGGGCGAATTCGGGTTGGCCATCTCTCGTTCGAGAGCTGGGCGCAAGCGAGGAAGGCGGACTGGTCCCTCCTCGAGTTGACTCCGGGGTACCACGGTGCACCTCAAATTTTCTATTTTGAGCCGCACCACACATGGTATTTGATCTATCAAGCGGAGGACGAAACTCGAGGATTAAAGTACGGCCCCTGCTTCTCCACCAACGCAGATATTACCCGTCCCAGCGATTGGTCGCTACCTCAGCCCCTGTACGTTGTTCCCGAGGGTGTCAAAGCTGGACTTGATTACTGGGTAATCTGCGATGAACAACGCGCCTACCTTTTCTTCACAAGTCTCAATGGGAAACTTTGGCGAGCTGAAACACCTCTTGAACACTTCCCCGCTTCGGACTGGAGTGCTCCAGTCATCGCATTCGAAGCGGATATCTATGAAGCGAGTCATACCTATCGCTTGAAGGGGCAGGACCAGTACTTAACGATCGTCGAGGCGCAAGCGGACAGACGACGATATTTCAGAGGCTACGTAGCGAGGAAGCTGGATGGAGAGTGGACCGAGTTGAGTTCAGCCGGCCAACAGCCCTTCGTGTCACCAACTAATGTTTCGAACCAAAGCACTTCATGGGCAAATTCGTACAGCCATGGTGAATTCCTTCGTAGCGGCAACAACCAACTTCTTGAAATTAATCCTGCCCAACTCGAGCTGCTCTTCCAAGGCGCCAGCAATCGGGACTACCGCCAGGGAAGTTACGGGGATATTCCTTGGCAGCTGGGAATTCTAACCCC